In Rhineura floridana isolate rRhiFlo1 chromosome 1, rRhiFlo1.hap2, whole genome shotgun sequence, the following proteins share a genomic window:
- the LOC133375594 gene encoding basic proline-rich protein-like has translation MFVHIWESRAKSGPDRTGEGARRPSCPFARSTLCKGARAPAEQRRRQQTAPSTNLFGVGWAESAWASPATAAAPRAGRDGPAPPPTLGVAAKRQGSSGPPTDGARQTREEVRLHPRRRHLRHAPGKGAAPGSAGQREPPPRRLASPRPLLEAPPRDREDIAPTPKPINSAQKQERKSCPPARNEEGRLPTWGTRRRLLRAPLDSGWGRSEGDGARPPRRPPPTATPPAARETIARPCTCPEPP, from the exons ATGTTTGTACACATCTGGGAGTCACGTGCGAAGTCAGGACCGGACCGAACAGGAGAAGGCGCCCGCCGCCCGTCCTGTCCCTTCGCCAGGAGCACCCTCTGCAAAGGCGCCCGAGCACCCGCCGAGCAGCGCAGGCGGCAGCAGACAGCCCCCTCCACGAACCTcttcggggtggggtggg CGGAATCTGCCTGGGCCTCGCCCGCGACTGCAGCAGCCCCGCGGGCAGGAAGGGACGGGCCTGCCCCACCACCGACGCTAGGAGTTGCTGCCAAGCGCCAAGGAAGCAGCGGCCCGCCGACGGACGGGGCGCGCCAGACACGCGAGGAGGTGCGGCTGCACCCACGACGGCGCCACCTCCGACACGCGCCCGGGAAGGGGGCAGCCCCAGGGAGCGCGGGCCAAAGGGAACCCCCTCCGCGCCGTCTGGCTTCTCCCCGCCCGCTCCTTGAGGCGCCCCCTCGGGACAGGGAGGACATCGCCCCCACCCCAAAACCAATTAATTCCGCTCAGAAGCAGGAAAGAAAGAGTTGTCCCCCCGCGCGGAATGAGGAGGGGCGCCTTCCTACCTGGGGGACGCGGCGGAGGCTCCTGCGGGCGCCACTGGATTCTGGGTGGGGGAGGAGCGAGGGGGACGGAGCGCGACCTCCTCGCCGTCCTCCCCCGACAGCCACGCCCCCTGCAGCAAGAGAAACTATTGCTCGCCCCTGCACATGCCCAGAGCCACCCTGA